In Nostoc sp. GT001, a genomic segment contains:
- a CDS encoding RtcB family protein has protein sequence MPYEKLEITTPAPVLSWANHSLGPEETKMAKNVASLPFVFKHVALMPDVHLGKGALVGSVIATKEAIIPAAVGVDIGCGMSAIKTAFTAEQLEGKLKKIRLDIEEAIPTGFNENKDVEKSVSNWQYWDDFKDLHRGVQDLQGKAMKQMGSLGGGNHFIEVCLDTENQVWLMLHSGSRNIGNKLAQCHIHTARELAKMAGNKLPDPDLAHFVAGTPEFQAYWHDLQWSQNYARVNRDVMMARFKHIVEKHLAGGKATKPLLQVNCHHNYAEKEVHFNEDVYVTRKGAVRAQTEDYGIIPGSMGAKSFIVKGKGNAHSFCSCSHGAGRLMSRNKAKNVYTLDDLIEQTNGVECRKDEGVLDEIPGAYKPIEQVMANQADLVEVVATLKQVLCVKG, from the coding sequence CATTTGTATTTAAGCATGTGGCATTAATGCCAGACGTTCACTTAGGAAAAGGTGCTTTAGTGGGTTCTGTAATTGCAACCAAAGAGGCAATTATCCCCGCTGCTGTCGGTGTGGATATTGGTTGCGGTATGAGCGCGATCAAAACAGCATTTACCGCCGAACAACTAGAAGGTAAACTAAAGAAAATCCGCTTGGATATTGAAGAAGCAATTCCGACTGGATTTAACGAAAATAAAGACGTTGAAAAATCTGTCAGCAATTGGCAATACTGGGATGATTTTAAAGACTTGCATCGCGGCGTGCAAGACCTACAAGGTAAAGCAATGAAACAGATGGGTTCTCTCGGTGGAGGAAATCACTTTATTGAAGTGTGCCTCGATACAGAGAATCAAGTTTGGCTGATGCTGCATTCTGGTTCGCGTAACATCGGCAATAAACTCGCCCAGTGTCATATTCACACAGCCAGAGAATTAGCAAAAATGGCAGGTAATAAATTGCCTGACCCAGATTTAGCTCACTTTGTCGCTGGTACGCCAGAATTCCAGGCATATTGGCACGATTTACAATGGTCACAAAACTATGCGCGTGTCAACCGCGATGTAATGATGGCGCGTTTTAAGCACATAGTTGAGAAACATCTGGCAGGTGGGAAGGCAACTAAACCTTTATTGCAGGTTAATTGTCATCACAATTACGCCGAAAAAGAAGTGCATTTTAATGAGGATGTATACGTTACTCGTAAGGGTGCAGTCCGTGCCCAGACTGAAGATTATGGGATTATTCCTGGTTCGATGGGGGCAAAATCTTTCATCGTGAAGGGTAAAGGTAATGCTCATAGTTTTTGTTCTTGTTCTCACGGTGCAGGACGTTTGATGTCTAGAAATAAGGCAAAAAATGTCTATACACTTGATGATTTGATAGAGCAAACAAATGGCGTAGAATGCCGCAAAGACGAGGGCGTATTAGATGAGATTCCTGGTGCTTATAAGCCGATAGAACAAGTTATGGCAAATCAAGCAGATTTAGTTGAGGTTGTAGCAACACTCAAACAAGTTCTTTGTGTTAAAGGATAA
- a CDS encoding class I SAM-dependent methyltransferase, which translates to MQNSEYEQQYKKKVIDFFDSRTSYDNDYTIHRALPLLDLVQLQKGQKVLDMATGTGIIAIAVAQIIGSKGKVTGVDFSSGMLTQAQQKIEELGLQNIELIEADGEYINFNDESFDVILCSTAIVYFKDIPAALRKWYRFLKPGGVIGFSCCSEESCGAPLIIEICNKHGISLTSINEPTGTPEKCHHLLAEVGFKDIEVKIQQLGFYRNVEQAREWNGGWFHPRENPLLQVSSEKMAELKAEYRQKIEAKATEQGAWYENLTFFLTGRKV; encoded by the coding sequence ATGCAAAATAGTGAATACGAACAACAGTATAAGAAAAAAGTAATTGATTTCTTTGATAGTAGAACTAGCTACGATAACGATTACACAATTCATCGCGCTCTACCTCTACTAGATTTAGTTCAACTGCAAAAGGGACAAAAAGTATTGGACATGGCGACTGGTACAGGTATCATTGCTATTGCTGTTGCACAAATTATCGGTTCCAAAGGAAAAGTCACTGGAGTAGATTTTTCTTCAGGGATGCTAACTCAAGCACAACAGAAAATTGAAGAATTAGGCTTGCAAAATATTGAACTTATTGAAGCCGATGGTGAATATATTAACTTCAATGATGAGAGTTTCGATGTAATTCTTTGCTCTACAGCGATAGTGTATTTTAAAGATATTCCTGCTGCTCTACGTAAATGGTATCGTTTTCTCAAACCAGGGGGAGTCATCGGTTTTTCTTGTTGCTCTGAGGAATCTTGTGGAGCGCCACTTATAATCGAAATATGTAACAAACATGGCATTTCGCTGACAAGTATCAATGAGCCAACAGGCACACCCGAAAAATGTCATCATCTACTTGCAGAAGTTGGTTTTAAAGATATTGAAGTAAAAATCCAACAACTAGGTTTCTATCGCAATGTAGAGCAAGCTAGAGAATGGAATGGAGGATGGTTTCATCCCAGAGAAAATCCTTTGTTACAGGTTTCATCAGAGAAAATGGCAGAATTAAAAGCAGAATATCGTCAAAAAATTGAAGCAAAAGCAACCGAGCAAGGAGCTTGGTACGAAAATCTAACNTTTTTTCTAACTGGTAGAAAGGTTTAA
- a CDS encoding Rpn family recombination-promoting nuclease/putative transposase yields MTYDNTLKYLVEQYPEDFIRYLLASEVTDIQILKTELNQEPIRADSVTFLQTANQILHLEFQTLPASTPPLPLRMLDYWVRLYRQYNCDIEQVVIFLKPTTSAAVFVDQFTARNTTHRYRVIRIWEQDPEPLLLSPGLLPLATLARTNSPQSLLQQVAVQVSMIEEEATKQTISVCTQLLAGLVFEPELIRQFLRREDMRESSIYQEILQEGLQEGRQRGIEQGIEQGIEQGLEQGIEQGRQSELRLVIRLLTRRLGSINSQLQSRLQELSLAQLEDLGEVLLDFVSEADLMNWLNTTEN; encoded by the coding sequence GTGACATACGACAACACCCTGAAATATCTGGTTGAGCAGTATCCAGAAGATTTTATCCGCTACTTACTTGCATCTGAAGTAACGGATATCCAGATTCTCAAAACAGAATTAAATCAAGAACCAATCCGTGCCGACTCAGTAACCTTTTTGCAAACTGCCAATCAAATACTGCATTTAGAGTTTCAAACTTTACCAGCATCGACTCCACCCTTACCACTGCGGATGTTGGACTATTGGGTGCGGCTATATCGACAATACAATTGTGATATCGAGCAGGTAGTGATTTTCCTTAAACCGACAACTTCAGCAGCTGTCTTCGTAGATCAATTTACCGCTCGCAATACTACCCACCGTTACCGCGTCATCCGAATTTGGGAACAAGATCCAGAACCTTTATTGTTATCTCCTGGTTTATTACCTCTGGCAACTTTGGCGCGAACAAATTCTCCTCAAAGCTTACTCCAACAGGTAGCAGTTCAGGTGAGTATGATTGAAGAAGAAGCCACCAAGCAGACTATCTCGGTATGTACCCAACTTCTAGCAGGGTTAGTATTCGAGCCAGAACTAATTCGTCAGTTTTTGAGGAGAGAAGATATGAGAGAATCTAGCATTTATCAAGAAATTCTCCAAGAGGGACTCCAAGAAGGGAGACAACGAGGCATTGAACAAGGAATTGAACAAGGAATTGAACAAGGTCTTGAACAAGGAATTGAACAAGGAAGACAATCAGAACTAAGGCTAGTGATACGTCTATTAACTCGTCGGCTTGGTTCAATTAATTCTCAGTTACAATCTCGCTTGCAAGAGTTGTCCTTGGCTCAGTTAGAGGACTTGGGTGAAGTATTACTAGATTTTGTTAGTGAAGCTGATTTGATGAATTGGCTAAATACAACAGAAAATTAG
- a CDS encoding dihydrolipoamide acetyltransferase family protein, translating into MSIHEVFMQALSSTMTEGKIVSWVKSPGDKVEKGETVVVVESDKADMDVETFYEGFLAHIIVEAGETAPVGSAIAFIAETEAEIEQAKSLANSGGAAATPTSSPEPVAATASVATPALASQNGSNHKEGRLVASPRARKLAKELKVDLTTLQGSGPHGRIVAEDVEALSNKGKQPAPVAPPAPVPTSAPVGPPAPRTPAPAPVAAAVPGQTVPLTTFQNAVVRNMVATISVPVFRVGYTITTDGLDKLYKQIKSKGVTMTALLAKAVAVTLQKHPLLNASYSDQGIVYHSDINISVAVAMDDGGLITPVLQNADAVDIYSLSRTWKSLVERARAKQLQPQEYNSGTFTLSNLGMFGVDKFDAILPPGQGSILAIGASRPQVVATPDGLFGVRQQMQVNITSDHRIIYGAHAAAFLQDLAKLIETNPQSLTM; encoded by the coding sequence ATGAGCATTCACGAAGTATTTATGCAGGCGCTGAGTTCCACGATGACAGAAGGCAAAATCGTTTCCTGGGTGAAATCGCCAGGGGACAAAGTGGAAAAAGGCGAAACAGTGGTGGTTGTAGAGTCAGATAAGGCAGATATGGATGTAGAAACCTTTTATGAAGGCTTTCTTGCCCATATCATAGTTGAAGCTGGTGAAACTGCCCCGGTAGGATCTGCGATCGCCTTCATCGCTGAAACGGAAGCTGAAATTGAACAGGCCAAATCTCTTGCCAATTCCGGCGGCGCGGCTGCTACTCCTACCTCTTCCCCTGAACCAGTTGCCGCCACAGCCTCAGTTGCAACACCTGCCTTAGCGTCTCAAAACGGGTCTAACCACAAAGAAGGAAGGCTTGTAGCTTCACCCCGTGCCCGCAAGTTAGCTAAAGAACTCAAAGTTGATTTAACTACACTCCAAGGTAGTGGCCCCCACGGACGCATTGTCGCCGAAGATGTAGAAGCATTGTCTAACAAGGGTAAACAACCTGCCCCAGTTGCTCCACCCGCACCTGTACCAACCAGCGCCCCAGTTGGACCCCCAGCACCTCGGACACCAGCACCTGCACCCGTGGCGGCGGCTGTTCCTGGTCAAACCGTACCTTTAACTACCTTCCAAAACGCCGTAGTGCGGAACATGGTAGCTACCATATCCGTGCCCGTCTTCCGTGTCGGTTATACAATTACCACTGATGGGTTAGACAAACTTTATAAACAAATTAAATCCAAAGGCGTGACAATGACAGCGCTACTGGCGAAAGCTGTAGCAGTGACATTGCAAAAACACCCATTGTTAAATGCTAGCTACTCAGACCAAGGTATTGTTTATCATTCTGATATCAACATTTCCGTAGCAGTAGCGATGGATGATGGCGGATTGATTACACCTGTGCTGCAAAATGCAGATGCAGTGGATATATATTCTCTGTCGCGTACTTGGAAGTCTTTGGTAGAACGTGCCAGGGCAAAACAATTACAGCCTCAAGAATATAACAGTGGAACTTTTACCCTGTCCAATTTGGGGATGTTTGGCGTAGATAAATTTGATGCGATTTTACCGCCTGGACAAGGTTCAATTTTAGCGATCGGGGCATCTCGTCCGCAAGTAGTAGCAACACCCGACGGTTTATTTGGCGTGCGGCAACAAATGCAAGTCAATATTACTTCTGACCACCGGATTATTTACGGTGCCCATGCTGCGGCGTTCTTGCAAGATTTAGCAAAATTGATTGAGACGAACCCTCAATCTTTGACAATGTAG
- a CDS encoding YlqD family protein, with protein sequence MDVSKSNLLLKRVVNVKVIVTPLWKEEVQQQLQTQINQLDQQLQQLDVEGQRAIAAIQKQSLQPPGPQTLQQIDNIQLQVNQKKSEFLEQKNQLLQNLQQVQFLQQDQEVNQFQMEGFFRVEIGDNLISKMQVEIVLRDGVVEEIRGDI encoded by the coding sequence ATGGATGTCTCCAAATCTAATTTGCTTCTGAAACGCGTCGTTAACGTCAAAGTCATTGTGACTCCCCTCTGGAAAGAGGAAGTACAACAGCAGCTGCAAACCCAGATCAATCAACTCGATCAGCAACTGCAACAGCTAGACGTTGAAGGACAAAGAGCGATCGCGGCAATTCAAAAGCAGAGTCTGCAACCACCTGGGCCTCAGACCCTCCAACAAATTGACAATATCCAACTCCAAGTCAATCAAAAGAAAAGTGAATTTCTAGAGCAGAAAAATCAGTTGCTGCAAAACCTCCAGCAAGTGCAGTTTCTCCAGCAAGATCAAGAAGTCAACCAATTCCAAATGGAAGGCTTTTTCCGGGTAGAAATCGGTGATAACCTGATTAGCAAAATGCAAGTCGAAATCGTTCTACGCGATGGCGTTGTAGAAGAAATTCGCGGTGACATTTAG
- a CDS encoding AMP-binding protein: MSKTQTASSFLSNISERERQALKRLVDYTNVESLPEIWPLAAQRFGDVVALRNPHGKPEVAITYTQLAEQMQLFAAGLQALGVKVGDRISLIADNSPRWFIADQGIMTAGGVDAVRSSQAEKEELLFIIANSGSIAIVVEDLKTLKKLQDRLKDLPIQVVILLSDEAPPTDETLKVLNFSQLLEIGKSHNFVPVKQNRNALATLIYTSGTTGKPKGVMLSYSNLMHQVITFGTVLQPNAGDIVLSILPSWHSYERTVEYYLLSQGCTQVYTNLRSVKGDLRQFKPNYMVGVPRLWESIYEGVQKQFREQPAKKQRLIKSLLGMSEKYIRARRVAQGLDLNNLHASGIERLAARIIAAALLPLHALGERLVYAKVREATGGQVKQMISGGGALPRHIDNFFEIIGVQILQGYGLTETSPVTHVRRPWRNLIGASGLPLPATEAKIVDPETKAPLPIEKRGLVLLRGLQIMQGYYQNPEATAKAIDAEGWFDSGDLGWLTPQDDLVLTGRAKDTIVLTNGENIEPQPIEDACLRSPYIDQIMLIGQDQRSLGALIVPNVEALEKWAASQNLTLDTLGDQVTSSDSQKIDFESRMIQDLFRQELNREVQNRPGYRPDDRIGTFKLILEPFSIENGLMTQTLKVRRHVVTERYRDIIDGMFA; this comes from the coding sequence ATGTCAAAAACCCAAACCGCGTCTTCTTTTTTATCTAACATCAGTGAGCGAGAACGGCAGGCATTAAAGCGGTTGGTAGATTACACAAATGTGGAATCGCTACCAGAAATTTGGCCTTTGGCAGCTCAACGATTTGGTGATGTTGTCGCTCTCCGCAATCCTCACGGTAAACCCGAAGTGGCGATTACTTATACCCAGTTGGCAGAGCAAATGCAACTATTTGCTGCTGGTTTACAGGCGTTGGGAGTAAAGGTAGGCGATCGCATTTCCCTGATTGCTGACAATAGTCCTCGGTGGTTTATTGCCGATCAAGGCATCATGACTGCTGGAGGCGTAGATGCGGTGCGTAGTTCCCAAGCCGAAAAAGAAGAACTGTTGTTTATCATCGCCAATAGTGGCAGTATAGCGATCGTTGTAGAGGATTTAAAAACACTTAAAAAACTCCAAGACCGCCTCAAAGATTTACCAATTCAAGTGGTAATCTTGCTTTCCGATGAAGCACCACCAACAGACGAAACCCTAAAGGTACTCAACTTTTCACAGTTACTCGAAATTGGGAAAAGTCATAATTTTGTGCCAGTCAAGCAAAATCGTAACGCTCTGGCAACTCTAATTTATACCTCTGGTACTACGGGTAAACCCAAGGGTGTAATGCTGTCTTATAGTAACTTGATGCACCAAGTGATAACTTTTGGCACAGTATTGCAACCAAATGCGGGTGATATAGTTCTCAGTATCTTGCCTTCTTGGCACAGCTATGAACGAACTGTTGAATATTACCTACTATCTCAAGGTTGTACGCAAGTTTATACCAACTTGCGCTCTGTAAAAGGGGATTTGAGACAATTTAAACCCAATTACATGGTCGGTGTACCCCGCCTGTGGGAGTCGATTTATGAAGGAGTGCAAAAGCAGTTCCGCGAACAACCAGCCAAAAAGCAACGCCTAATTAAATCTTTATTGGGCATGAGTGAAAAATATATTAGAGCGCGGCGAGTTGCTCAGGGACTAGATTTAAATAATCTTCATGCTTCAGGCATCGAACGATTAGCAGCTAGGATAATAGCAGCGGCTTTATTACCCCTCCATGCCTTGGGAGAACGGCTGGTTTACGCCAAAGTGCGGGAAGCCACAGGGGGACAAGTTAAGCAGATGATTAGCGGCGGCGGTGCGCTTCCTAGACACATAGATAATTTCTTTGAAATTATTGGCGTCCAGATTTTACAAGGCTATGGCTTGACAGAAACTTCTCCTGTCACCCATGTACGGCGTCCTTGGCGGAATTTGATTGGCGCATCAGGGCTACCACTCCCGGCTACAGAAGCTAAAATCGTCGATCCTGAGACAAAAGCGCCTTTACCAATAGAGAAGCGAGGCTTAGTATTGTTGAGGGGCCTGCAGATTATGCAAGGCTATTACCAAAATCCTGAAGCGACAGCGAAAGCAATTGACGCGGAAGGTTGGTTTGATAGCGGCGATTTGGGTTGGCTGACACCACAAGATGACTTGGTGCTGACTGGCAGAGCGAAGGATACGATTGTATTGACTAACGGGGAAAACATCGAGCCACAGCCGATCGAAGATGCGTGTTTGCGATCGCCATACATCGATCAAATTATGCTCATCGGCCAAGATCAGCGCAGCCTGGGAGCCTTAATTGTCCCCAATGTCGAAGCCTTAGAAAAATGGGCAGCAAGTCAGAATCTAACGCTGGATACGCTGGGCGATCAGGTGACTTCCTCAGATAGTCAAAAAATTGACTTCGAGAGTAGAATGATCCAGGATTTATTTCGCCAAGAATTGAATCGGGAAGTCCAAAATCGCCCAGGCTATCGACCGGATGACCGCATCGGAACGTTTAAACTCATCCTGGAACCGTTTTCTATCGAAAATGGCTTGATGACACAAACACTAAAAGTTCGCCGACATGTCGTCACGGAACGCTATCGCGATATTATTGACGGCATGTTTGCCTGA
- a CDS encoding RsmB/NOP family class I SAM-dependent RNA methyltransferase, with product MEKPSNLLLKVSRRLFANLDEQEKFIEALMNPQPFSPSIIWCQEKPDIAPLIVETPTAWQPQFIDRLSLGEKPGKHPLHEKGYFYCLDFSSVFAATTLLAIPESVRLVFDMCAAPGGKSIFAWRALKPELLISNEVIGKRLGMLISNLKRCQVSPNAVVNRDSSIFAEMFPGSSNLVIVDAPCTGQSLLAKGEKAPGCFHPTAINKSANRQKRIIANSAKIVSPQGYLAYMTCTYSPEENEQVCEWFVERFPQFEAIKISNLAKYQSHLTTMPCYRIFPQDRLGAGAFTVLFKNTNEDENEPKEIDFNTTSSLYIYQSF from the coding sequence ATGGAAAAACCTTCTAATTTATTACTTAAAGTCTCGCGGCGTTTGTTCGCTAATCTAGATGAGCAAGAAAAATTTATTGAGGCTTTAATGAATCCTCAGCCTTTTTCACCTAGTATTATTTGGTGTCAAGAAAAGCCAGATATTGCACCTTTAATAGTGGAAACACCAACAGCTTGGCAACCACAATTTATAGACCGCTTATCTCTGGGAGAAAAACCTGGTAAGCATCCCTTGCATGAAAAAGGATATTTCTATTGTTTAGATTTTTCTTCGGTGTTTGCAGCTACTACTTTGTTAGCTATTCCTGAGTCGGTGCGTTTAGTTTTTGATATGTGTGCCGCACCGGGAGGTAAAAGTATCTTCGCTTGGAGAGCTTTAAAACCTGAATTACTCATCAGTAATGAAGTAATTGGCAAACGTCTAGGAATGCTAATTTCTAACTTGAAGCGTTGTCAGGTTAGCCCTAACGCAGTGGTTAATCGAGATTCGAGCATATTTGCCGAAATGTTTCCCGGCTCTAGCAATCTAGTCATAGTAGATGCTCCGTGTACTGGACAATCTTTACTTGCCAAAGGTGAAAAAGCACCCGGATGTTTTCACCCAACTGCTATTAACAAGAGTGCAAATCGGCAAAAGCGCATTATAGCTAACTCTGCTAAAATTGTTTCACCACAAGGCTATCTTGCTTATATGACTTGCACATATTCGCCCGAAGAAAATGAGCAAGTTTGTGAATGGTTTGTGGAACGCTTTCCCCAATTTGAAGCGATAAAAATTAGTAATTTAGCCAAATATCAATCGCATTTAACGACGATGCCTTGTTATCGAATATTTCCTCAAGACAGGTTAGGTGCTGGTGCATTTACAGTCCTATTTAAAAATACTAATGAGGATGAAAATGAACCGAAAGAAATAGATTTCAATACAACTTCTTCGCTGTATATCTACCAAAGTTTTTAA
- a CDS encoding DUF2157 domain-containing protein: MFLDSFQDKLRKQAQLWRDEGLISSSQYEQIAERYQFKNLEAAARDRNKAIAIAIGSILLCLGIITFVSGNWQGGSREVKFILMMSLFFAIAITGFYSWRPPEGKKPERSKRLLGEGLLILSAFIFGANLLLMAQMFNIIGSASQLFLAWGFGVVVMAFSLSLNSLGILSIVLVEIGYWTGLEDLWYASGELTWSRLVVQHLPLLAWLVFVPLAYFCRSRWIFGLAAFVFASSLQANLNPLPLLNYADIAPWVASFAFTLPPALFWSYDDLLFPTINYRLFQSLARNLALLSFGIVFYVLSFRWVWESPDYSFNQPTNLTNLFESLPIIDLGILSGLAVLQWLFLLRQRNNPPRREVIFTTAVISTFLVFIAIVPFWHQTISRIDELGIFIFNVLLATLAWGLIQEGLKLSNRSSFWGGMLLVTLQIISRVQEYDTDLLFKSLVYVLCGSALISAGLWFERRLPGGSSASKK; encoded by the coding sequence ATGTTTTTAGATAGTTTTCAGGACAAATTACGCAAACAAGCACAATTATGGAGGGATGAAGGATTAATTAGTTCTTCGCAGTATGAGCAGATAGCAGAACGTTATCAATTTAAAAACCTGGAAGCTGCTGCACGCGATCGCAACAAAGCGATCGCGATCGCAATCGGTAGCATACTTTTATGCTTAGGCATAATTACCTTTGTATCAGGAAACTGGCAAGGAGGATCGCGAGAAGTCAAATTTATTCTGATGATGAGTTTGTTTTTTGCGATCGCCATCACTGGATTTTACAGCTGGAGACCACCTGAAGGAAAGAAACCAGAACGAAGCAAACGCTTACTAGGAGAGGGGTTACTAATTTTAAGCGCCTTCATCTTCGGTGCAAATTTACTGCTGATGGCCCAGATGTTCAATATCATCGGTTCAGCTTCCCAACTGTTTCTCGCCTGGGGATTTGGTGTTGTAGTCATGGCCTTCAGTTTGTCCTTGAATTCTTTAGGAATTCTGTCAATTGTCCTTGTGGAAATCGGCTACTGGACTGGACTAGAAGACTTATGGTACGCTTCAGGTGAGCTAACTTGGTCGCGGCTAGTAGTGCAGCATTTGCCTTTGTTAGCATGGCTGGTATTTGTACCCTTAGCCTACTTCTGTCGTTCCCGTTGGATTTTTGGTCTAGCAGCCTTTGTTTTTGCTAGTTCCTTACAAGCTAACCTTAATCCTCTGCCACTGCTAAATTATGCTGATATAGCCCCTTGGGTGGCATCTTTTGCTTTTACACTGCCACCTGCATTATTCTGGAGTTACGATGATTTACTCTTTCCAACCATAAATTACAGATTGTTTCAATCTCTAGCCCGTAATTTAGCGTTGTTAAGCTTTGGCATCGTCTTTTACGTTTTGTCTTTTCGTTGGGTCTGGGAATCTCCTGATTATAGTTTTAATCAGCCAACGAATTTGACAAACTTATTTGAGTCTCTGCCGATCATTGATTTGGGGATTCTCAGCGGCTTGGCGGTTTTACAATGGTTGTTTCTACTGCGCCAAAGAAATAACCCTCCGCGCCGGGAAGTGATTTTCACAACTGCTGTCATTAGTACATTTCTTGTCTTTATTGCAATAGTACCTTTTTGGCATCAAACTATCAGCCGGATTGATGAACTTGGCATTTTTATTTTCAATGTACTTCTTGCAACATTAGCCTGGGGACTAATTCAAGAAGGATTGAAATTAAGCAACAGAAGTTCCTTCTGGGGCGGTATGCTGTTAGTAACACTGCAAATTATCAGTCGCGTGCAGGAGTACGACACCGACTTACTTTTTAAGTCGCTAGTCTATGTCCTGTGCGGTTCTGCTTTAATTAGCGCTGGACTCTGGTTTGAACGCCGCCTACCCGGTGGTAGCTCTGCAAGTAAAAAGTAG
- a CDS encoding GDYXXLXY domain-containing protein encodes MNNTSSESKNKPLSPEAEFSSKVTFRDYLIATEQKSNKPLPFWRLLAPLALQTGLIMAVPAQAVYTDVTGKTVILQTVPVDPNNAIAGNTLALDYNISRTSNLSRLPGWQTLVSKGRGSGRRLPEGTNIYVTLQEQFSTGRGVPRAWRPLRVSSDRPTTLRANQAALKGVYQDGSVNYGLETYYIPENQRQQIRNDLQAQRARRGQVPPIVVKAKVDPQGKAVPVSMWVRDRNYRF; translated from the coding sequence ATGAATAATACTTCTTCTGAATCTAAGAATAAACCCTTGTCTCCTGAAGCCGAATTTTCCAGTAAGGTGACTTTTCGGGATTACTTGATTGCTACTGAACAAAAATCGAATAAGCCCTTGCCTTTTTGGCGGTTACTAGCTCCCCTGGCGCTGCAAACAGGGCTAATTATGGCAGTACCAGCCCAAGCAGTTTATACAGACGTAACAGGTAAGACGGTGATTTTACAAACCGTACCTGTAGACCCTAACAATGCGATCGCAGGTAACACCTTAGCGTTAGATTACAACATCTCTCGTACCTCAAATTTGAGCAGACTACCTGGTTGGCAAACATTAGTCAGCAAAGGTCGTGGAAGCGGCAGGAGATTGCCTGAAGGAACTAATATTTACGTGACTTTGCAAGAGCAATTCTCTACTGGGCGCGGTGTTCCGAGAGCTTGGAGACCGTTACGAGTAAGTAGCGATCGCCCCACAACTCTTAGAGCCAATCAGGCAGCCTTAAAAGGTGTTTATCAGGATGGTTCCGTTAACTACGGCTTAGAAACATATTACATCCCAGAAAACCAACGGCAGCAGATTCGGAACGACTTACAAGCCCAACGCGCCCGCAGAGGACAAGTACCACCTATTGTGGTCAAGGCGAAAGTAGATCCACAAGGTAAGGCTGTGCCAGTTAGTATGTGGGTGCGCGATCGCAACTATCGTTTTTAA